One Drechmeria coniospora strain ARSEF 6962 chromosome 01, whole genome shotgun sequence genomic region harbors:
- a CDS encoding FAD binding domain protein, whose protein sequence is MAPLAELVPPRTSVEHQMGVTFSSMDLPLRRASIIMHKWHGDQGQGQGQGHGYRDGDSTQPTGPGRRPSIRADDKYQRFLGPSPSTVVTSLVETGTPFPVHSIPCRVPRRRPRSTMRLPSLTLLAVWAAGAACNKAFANLPNFKVMDELKLLMPKLSPKAFLYLPLPGSAGFPLATRRWSALESPHVNVVIVPATENDVVEIVKSANKVNVPFLVYNGAHGSITTLGKMRHGIEIWMRRMSGVEISEDGKTATIAGGTLSKTVTDELWAKGKQTVTGTCECVSVMGPALGGGHGWLQGRHGLVADQFLSMNVVLANGTRRTIDRDDELWWAMQGAGHNFGVVTSVTTKIYDVERPDWAIETFIFTGDKVEAVYRAANDHLLKNGTQPVDLINWSYWLSIPGIDAGKPVIIFYVIQEGVTSVDAAYTKPFHDIGPFSVEAKAGDYRDLAGWTGISLESPPCKAGGSANPRFPIYLDSYNVEVQRKIYDKYAAALHDTKEFAHSIFMFEGYSTQGVKAIDEKSTAFPYRSDNLLVAPLISYPPAGADLDAKARRLGEELREMLREGSGRKDLRAYINYAHGSETTQQWYGNEDWRQKELRRLKDRYDPKRRFSFYAPIA, encoded by the exons ATGGCACCCCTTGCCGAGCTGGTCCCACCCCGGACGAGCGTCGAGCATCAGATGGGGGTGACATTTTCCTCGATGGATCTGCCTCTCCGTCGGGCCAGCATCATCATGCACAAATGGCATGGCGACCAAGGTCAAGGTCAGGGTCAGGGGCATGGGTATCGCGACGGCGACTCGACCCAGCCGACGGGTCCCGGTCG gcggccgtcgatACGAGCGGATGATAAGTACCAGCGCTTCCTCggcccgtcgccctcgacggtggTGACATCTCTCGTCGAAACCGGCACGCCCTTCCCCGTCCACAGCATACCCTGCCGCGtcccccgacgccgacctcgctCGACAATGAGGCTGCCATCCTTGACGCTCCTCGCCGTGTGGGCGGCGGGTGCGGCTTGCAACAAGGCGTTTGCGAACTTGCCCAACTTCAAGGTGATGGACGAGCTCAAGTTGCTCATGCCGAAGCTGTCGCCCAAGGCCTTCTTGTACCTCCCGCTCCCCGGCTCCGCCGGGTTCCCCCTGGCGACGCGGCGGTGGTCGGCCCTGGAGTCGCCTCACGTGAACGTCGTCATCGTGCCGGCCACGGAGAACGACGTGGTCGAGATT GTGAAATCAGCCAACAAGGTGAACGTGCCGTTTCTCGTCTACAACGGAGCCCACGGCTCCATCACGACGCTCGGAAAGATGCGACACGGCATCGAGATCTGGATGAGGCGAATGAGCGGCGTCGAGATcagcgaggacggcaagacggccaCCATTGCCGGCGGAACGCTCTCCAAGACGGTCACCGACGAGCTCTGGGCCAAGGGAAAGCAGACGG TGACGGGCACGTGCGAGTGCGTGAGCGTCATGGGacccgccctcggcggcggccacggctgGCTCCAGGGACgccacggcctcgtcgccgaccagtTTCTCTCCATGAACGTCGTCCTGGCCAACGGCACGAGGCGTACCATCgaccgcgacgacgagctctgGTGGGCCATGCAGGGCGCCGGCCACAACTTTGGCGTCGTCACCTCGGTCACCACCAAGATCTACGACGTCGAGCGTCCCGACTGGGCCATCGAGACCTTCATCTTCACCGGCGacaaggtcgaggccgtctaCCGAGCGGCCAACGACCACCTCCTCAAGAACGGCACGCAGCCGGTGGACCTCATCAACTGGTCCTACTGGCTCAGCATccccggcatcgacgccggcaag CCCGTCATCATATTTTACGTGATCCAGGAGGGAGTCACGTCGGTCGATGCCGCCTACACCAAGCCCTTTCACGACATCGGGCCTTTCagcgtcgaggccaaggcgggtGACTACCGAGACCTCGCCGGCTGGACCGGCATCTCGCTCGAATCCCCCCCCTGCAAGGCGGGTGGCTCCGCCAACCCTCGCTTCCCCATCTACCTCGACTCGTACAACGTCGAGGTGCAGAGGAAGATTTACGACAAGTACGCCGCGGCGCTGCATGACACGAAGGAGTTTGCCCATTCGATCTTCATGTTCGAGGGCTACTCGACCCAAGgcgtcaaggccatcgatgagaagtcgacggcgtttCCCTACCGAAGCGAcaacctcctcgtcgccccgcTCATCAGCTACCCGCCCGCCGGAGCGGACCTCGACGCCAAGGCCCGCCGGCTGGGCGAGGAGCTTCGCGAGATGCTCCGCGAGGGCAGCGGCCGGAAGGATCTGCGTGCCTACATCAACTACGCGCACGGAAGCGAGACGACGCAGCAGTGGTACGGGAACGAGGATTGGCGCCAAAAAGAGCTGCGTCGGCTCAAGGATCGATACGACCCGAAGCGGCGCTTTAGTTTTTACGCCCCCATCGCTTAG
- a CDS encoding 37S ribosomal protein Rsm22: MNAKVARRDCRLAVTTPYSRGLTNSPSRRASQPVLLALRARSRRLFSTSTAFRQHDSVADGGRSVEDMERVVRDAKQRFRDTLPKNYLDEQEYALYERLYGPPLRETAPEDVGIPMHAEPGSAIKGTVLRPLDHGELDHVASTAAHEAAIVGPAPGYVDMVARSQREHDALQRLANDFEAAQRNRQPTEDEVAHAGEADGTEETTVPDWLEPEPDEGRRLSGEARRFHEYTLKGRFHGSPVELTLPRAELTDPIRELLDRSHLKHVKEAAEAAFGGRGLPTSPATPESVRNGRMGGVGLAPDQRHMTEIEADAFIASYLPPAYATVMSVLREVRRRAGRRWIQPRLKQGGLSVLDAGAGGAGLIAWEQIVRAEWDVLKEAGEVSGQPPQGKKTVIAASDRLRHRIKTFLDDTTFLPRLPDYEHSGDMRGQHIDAGDQRQSRKTFDVIIASHLFLKEKQDHYRQAVLNNLWSLLSKDGGVLVVVEKAHPRGFEAVAHVRDTVLNHFLLPPSGQSRVGIDDFNPAFHRELEAGQILAPCTSHGSCPMYVEEGKSKGRKDYCHFHQRFARPKFYSAMLGASAGTQGDVEFSYVTFQRGVAKAGSLSGAEATAKALEGYEMSSEGPDMKSLPRVVLPPLKRKGHVTLDVCTPEGKMERWTVPKSFSKLAYHDARKSQWGDLWALGAKTRVPRNVRLGSGAEEGKKRAADDKKPRRVEIAMDGGRIPAKDRKPKSKEAKKRDLMRDLFAAEAVEERLIEREMDEEDVSEAAVEGGRDVAGR, encoded by the exons ATGAACGCAAAAGTCGCCCGGCGTGACTGCCGCCTGGCCGTGACGACGCCGTACTCGCGAGGCCTGACCAATTCCCCGTCC CGGCGTGCAAGCCAACCCGTCCTGCTCGCCTTGCGCGCCCGAAGCAGGCGCCTGTTCTCTACCTCGACGGCTTTTCGACAGCATGACTCGGTAGCCGACGGCGGAAGATCCGTCGAGGACATGGAGCGGGTGGTGCGTGATGCGAAGCAACGCTTCCGTGACACGCTGCCGAAAAActacctcgacgagcaagaGTACGCACTGTACGAGCGACTCTACGGCCCGCCCTTGCGTGAGACGGCACCCGAAGATGTCGGCATACCCATGCATGCGGAGCCCGGCTCGGCCATCAAAGGCACCGTCTTGCGGCCCCTCGACCATGGCGAGCTGGACCATGTCGCCTCCACGGCGGCCCACGAAGCAGCGATTGTCGGACCTGCTCCTGGATACGTTGACATGGTGGCCCGAAGCCAACGGGAGCATGACGCGCTGCAGAGACTCGCAAATGACTTTGAGGCGGCACAACGGAACCGTCAGCCGACCGAAGACGAGGTTGCAcacgccggcgaggcagacggcacggaggagacgacggtgcccgACTGGCTGGAGCCGGAACCGGACGAGGGACGCAGGCTATCCGGAGAGGCTCGTCGCTTTCACGAGTACACGCTCAAAGGCAGATTCCACGGCAGCCCGGTGGAGTTGACCCTTCCTCGCGCCGAGCTGACGGACCCGATCCGCGAGCTGCTCGATCGGTCACACCTCAAGCACGTCAaggaagcggccgaggccgccttTGGCGGAAGAGGACTCCCAACGTCCCCGGCGACGCCCGAAAGCGTACGGAACGGCCGGATGGGTGGCGTCGGTCTCGCACCGGACCAGCGGCACATGACGGAGATTGAGGCCGACGCCTTCATCGCGAGCTACCTGCCGCCGGCCTACGCAACCGTCATGTCGGTGCTGCGCGAGGTGAGGAGACGTGCCGGCCGCCGTTGGATTCAACCTCGGCTCAAGCAGGGCGGCCTGAGCGTGCTCGACgcaggcgccggcggcgccggcttgATCGCCTGGGAGCAAATCGTCCGAGCTGAGTGGGACGTGCTCAAGGAAGCGGGCGAGGTGAGCGGGCAGCCTCCGCAGGGCAAGAAGACggtcatcgccgcctccgacCGACTCCGCCATCGCATCAAGACCTTTCTCGACGACACCACCTTTCTGCCGAGGCTGCCCGACTACGAACACTCGGGCGACATGCGTGGACAGCACATCGATGCCGGGGACCAACGCCAATCTCGTAAAACCTTTGacgtcatcatcgcctcCCACTTGTTCCTGAAGGAAAAACAAGATCACTACCGACAAGCTGTTCTCAACAACCTGTGGAGTCTGCTGAGCAAGGATGgaggcgtcctcgtcgtcgtcgaaaaGGCCCACCCGCGCggcttcgaggccgtcgcccacGTCCGGGACACTGTCCTCAATCACTTTCTCCTACCTCCGTCTGGCCAGTCGAgggtcggcatcgacgacttCAACCCGGCCTTTCACCGGGAGCTCGAAGCCGGACAGATCCTGGCCCCTTGCACGAGCCACGGCAGCTGCCCGATGTACGTGGAGGAAGGGAAGAGCAAGGGGCGCAAGGACTACTGCCACTTCCACCAGCGATTCGCGCGACCGAAATTCTACAGCGCCATGCTCGGCGCGAGCGCGGGAACGCagggcgacgtcgagttCAGCTACGTCACATTCCAGCGGGGCGTGGCCAAGGCCGGCTCCCtgagcggcgccgaggcgacggcaaaggcgctCGAGGGGTACGAGATGTCGAGCGAGGGCCCCGACATGAAGTCGCTGCCCAGGGTTGTTCTGCCGCCGCTGAAGCGCAAGGGCCACGTCACGCTCGACGTATGCACACCCGAAGGCAAGATGGAGCGATGGACGGTGCCCAAGAGCTTCAGCAAGCTCGCGTACCACGATGCGCGGAAATCGCAATGGGGTGACCTGTGGGCCCTCGGAGCCAAGACGCGGGTCCCGCGCAACGTTCGGCTCGGAAGCGGTGCCGAGGAAGGCAAGAAGCGAGCGGCTGACGACAAGAAGCCCCGGCGAGTCGAGATCGCCATGGACGGAGGCCGCATCCCAGCCAAGGACAGGAAGCCAAAGAGCAAGGAAGCCAAGAAGAGGGACCTCATGAGAGACTTgttcgccgccgaggcggtggaggagaGGCTGATCGAGAGGGAGATGGACGAAGAAGACGTGTCCGAGGCTGCCGTGGAGGGGGGACGGGACGTGGCGGGACGGTAG